GGGTGAATTTAAACAACCCATGGaagaaatttgtaaaattatgTTGGACAAACTTGAAGAAAAAGCTAATGGTGAAGTTTTTGATATCTATCCATATATAACTCTTTTGGCCTTGGATATTATTTGTGAAACTGCAATgggtatacaaaaaaatgctCAACTTGAAAGTACTTCGGAATATGTTACTGCTGTACAAAAGTAGTGTGAAATTCTATTGTTTTGATGAgtggttttttaattttgattttttttccagcATGTGTCGAATATCTCATAGGCAATCTTATTCACCCTGGAAAAGGTTTGATTTCTTGTTTAGGTTGACAAATGATTACAAAGAACGACAACATGCTTTGGATATTCTTCATGGAGAAACGAAAAGGGTTATTGAAATGCGAAAAAGGGCCCTTAAAGACCCTAATACTTCAACTGATGTGCATGATGTCGGTAAGATGTAAAAATATTAACGACTTTAAGCTCTCTTATATTAACTATTTCCTtttctttaaagaaaataatgatgaaattggtatcaaaaaaCGATTAGCATTTTTGGATATCCTGCTATTAGCTCAAGCGGACGGAGCTGATTTAACTGATGACGAAATTCGAGAAGAAGTTGATACTTTTatgtttgaggtaaaaaatcataaaaacacatttttcttaaaaaaaaataaacaatgatacttttcaattatttttcagggTCATGATACCACAAGTTCAGCTCTAGCATTTGCTATCTACTTACTATCTCGACATAAAGAAGAACAACAAAAAGCCTACGAAGAAGCTGTGTCACTGGAAGGCAAAGAAAAAGAAACTATGAAATATCTTGAAGCTGTCATTAAAGAAACCCTTCGGTTATATCCTTCAGTGCCATTCTATAGCAGAATGATGAAGGAAGATTTTGATATTCGAGGTCTTCACGTACCAAAAGGTGTATCAATAAATCTGTTGGCTTTTGTAGTACAGAGAAATGAAAAACATTTTCCTGAACCAGAACGATTCAATCCTGAGAGATTTTTAGTTGAAGAAAGTAATATGCATCCGTATGCTTTCATTGCATTTAGTGCTGGACCAAGGAATTGCattggtaattaaaaaaaaacattgttgtgTGGACttgattttgtattgtttttttattgtttttttttttttttaggtcaaAAGTTTGCCATGTTAGAATTAAAGTGCACTCTAGCAAATGTTTTAAGAACCTATGAACTGTTGCCAGCAGAAGGCTTTGAACCAATACTTCTACCAGAGTTGGTTATCaaaagtaaaaatggaattcaagTGAGACTGAGGAAACGttgaataatttataaataagcttaaaagttaatttttaagaatgatttacttaattttgaaacatattttacaataaagttataataaatcttatatataaaaatgagttcgtttagtgtgtgtggccgataaactcgcgtttgggtggtccgattttggtaatttttttttgtttgaaaggtattaatatgtagatggtttgtatcaaaaaaaaaaaataataccttttcttgcatctttacatagctgtcaatttgtacgagtaaaaaaacactctcgctttttaaaaaatttaacttagcttaatttgtaaacaaatttattaagacaaactttcaaaataattattagtaaaacaaataattttcaaaatttacctacatatgtacatacgtaCAGGTTCGCAGAAATGAACTTAATCATACTTTGTTGTGCCGAAGATTGTTTAATCAATATGCTGTGGATAGGATATGTATGCAAAATATCCTCTGCAGGCtttatttcctttaaaaagACGCAATAACACCCACTTCAAAAAGGCATTAAGCCTCACGGTTGTTTTTTCATTCTGGAATTTGAATAATAGGTAAGCACTTTCACTTGGAATAAGACACCCACCCTAAATACTATAGTgtgcccaagcaggggggttgcaggggggcagcatgtCCCCCATACCTTCCTTAAAGTGAAAttacaattttgttgtttttcgatCTTATAAAGTGGGTCAATTAAAACtgggaaaaataagaaaaggttAGGTATAACACACACGGGTGAAATTGGCAtattaaaaaggaaataaagcctGCAGGGATAGAAATTAAAGATCTTTTGTTGCCTGGATCGCCGGCTGATAGGCAtgatataatgatataataGCGCATTTGTTTAAGATGAAGTTAAAATCATTAATGGATTTTATCATTAAACATAAAGGTTTAGGGAAAGTACAATGCTGGATGTACTCAGTAGAGTGGGGTTACTGCATGCCCGCATTTTGATTTGGCTgcagaaaagtctccaaaacaatGCCGCTAAAACaacttatatcttgagttccaTAGATCGCATCGTCAAGGTTGGTGTCTTCAGGcttaggggaaatgacagaACATCAGTGTTTgtattcagaatgtgaatttgtgttaatttagcctactcacattaattggaaaattcgcGATATCTAATCTCCCGAAATCCATATAAGGCTGCGACtaaaagctgccagacttttgattTCGTTTTAAGGCTATAAatctgcatactcacattttggttatcactctattcccaaaatttgctgtaggCTCTTAGACTAATAGTAATTCCCCATGTGGTTGATGCAAAATGTTCGAAACGTTATCCAAGAGCTTTGATATCAGAAACAGTTACTGGAACTGATGGATACCCTTTACATCATAGGCGTTCCACTCAAGAAAATGAGAAATCAATGATCGTGAAAGTGAAAAATGTGAATATTGAAGTTGTGCCATATTCACCGATATTATACAAGGCATTCAAAGCCAACATAAATTCGAGTATTGTAATTCTGTGAAGTCCATCAAATACATATGCAAATATGTGATAAAGGGCGCGATATAGCTTGTGTTGCATTAGAATCTTTTGAAAGGAATGATGAAATCACTATGTATCAAATAGAACGCTACATAAGCAGAAACGAAGCAGTTTGGcgaattttttcgtttcaaATACTTGAAATTTATCCAGCGCAGCGGTTCTTCATTGAGCAGTGCATTTGGAGAATGTATATTTTACATCTGAAAATTCTGCTTCAAGACTCAAGCGCAGCGGAACCACCGCATGTAATTTTAACCGCATTTTTTTCGTTATGCAAGAAATGTTGTATATCAAAAAGCATTAGGTTCTATAAATTGgtttcaaattattttcaaaaaagttcaatttttacaaaagtgcactcagcgaagcggatgggggttagctagttttatataaatatagatTTTTAATGACACTAAACATTTATATCGAATTTATTACACTTTGAACAACATAAAAATCAGTCTTTTTCGAGAGCTATtgctttttacttttatttaaggttaatttaaaactaaacataATGTCGAAATCCTTCATAGATTTAATCCAAGGACAATAAAGTACATTAATTTACTCGTTGAATACAAACTTCTTTTGTGCAATGCTGTTACGATGAATTACTTTACTAATTTCAATACAAGGTACTGTTAAAGTTAATCTTTGAACgcacttacttaaattaaaaatctaaaaaattaacTGAATAATTGCCATTCGGGCAGTAAGCCCAAAATACCTCTGTTCCATTAAATTGACTTTTTCGGGAATGCTGCTCTTTTCAACTCCAAAAGCACCTTAACGCAAATTTCTTGGAAAATTCAAAGAAGGCACAGTTCCTATCAATATGCGGGTCCCAACCTACGATTGCCTCAAAACTATTGTATGCGTCTCAAAAAGATTAAAACTCCATCGAGAACACTGAGCAGCTAGTGGTTATATTTTATTAcgtttttcaaatgtttttgaggttttgaactcgaatccaaagtcaaaaattttgtatcagcttgcgttttcgagatattcagGTTACAAAATCGCAATAATCATTTACTTTTTAGGCATATTTCTCTAGTTTACAGTGATTTCGTTTCAAGAACGAAAtaatacttttctagaggtttttggtgtgttgaactTGGATccgaaagcagaatttttagaACAGCTCGCGTTCTCATTTAAAGAATTCCCCTAGCACCTGTATGGCTATGTGAAGTTAGTGCGCCCaacctgcctggttcgattgccctAGGTTAgcccaagaattttttttctaaaattattacagaattattttttttttcacctcaaaaatcagaaaaaaaaaatattttttttattcagtgtaaaaattgctGCTTTTGCACTACGGTTCGTTTGCCCAATGATAGTCCAGgatatcaaaactttttctgTCTTTAttgcactatttttttcaaaagatactataaaaaacttttttcatatcagaaatcgaaaaaaaattatgatttttttatttctgtgaaAAAGTCGTTAGCTTAAAATCTTGGTTTGTTTGCCAAAGGTTAGCTCAGGATAGCCCAACGTTTATTTTTACTATCATACCCTTAGTTAAAAAtttatagaagcattattttgaattcacataaaaaaaaatagtactcatacaccccagtgactctattaatttagaaaaaagtaaattCACTGGTGTCGGTACTGCatcttaaatattatttattggacttagaatttttacttgattgaatgtggtccatataacatttttgttaagaagattaagttgatttgttttatttcactacaaaaaaaaaatatttttcatttttcgagtgtaaaaactaaaaatcattgattttttttggtttgccataaTGATAACTAAAAAAAGCTTCATGCTAAATATAATCTAtccaaacttttttcaaaagtaacaacaaatatatAATGGTGTGTGAGgggatttctttttcagt
This DNA window, taken from Episyrphus balteatus chromosome 2, idEpiBalt1.1, whole genome shotgun sequence, encodes the following:
- the LOC129910634 gene encoding probable cytochrome P450 4s3 isoform X1 yields the protein MSTVVIIMAIAIIYLFKLLPRIKNFVRIVKFSKTLKGPSPMELMENMKEGKLLYWLRDLRKVYGSTFRIWFGKDLSVFLTDPEDVKFILGSNQILYKSRNYRVVEPWLGKGLLTSGGELWHRRRKMLTPAFHFKMLGEFKQPMEEICKIMLDKLEEKANGEVFDIYPYITLLALDIICETAMGIQKNAQLESTSEYVTAVQNMCRISHRQSYSPWKRFDFLFRLTNDYKERQHALDILHGETKRVIEMRKRALKDPNTSTDVHDVENNDEIGIKKRLAFLDILLLAQADGADLTDDEIREEVDTFMFEGHDTTSSALAFAIYLLSRHKEEQQKAYEEAVSLEGKEKETMKYLEAVIKETLRLYPSVPFYSRMMKEDFDIRGLHVPKGVSINLLAFVVQRNEKHFPEPERFNPERFLVEESNMHPYAFIAFSAGPRNCIGQKFAMLELKCTLANVLRTYELLPAEGFEPILLPELVIKSKNGIQVRLRKR
- the LOC129910634 gene encoding probable cytochrome P450 4s3 isoform X2, with protein sequence MGIVVIIMAIAIIYLFKLLPRILNFGRIVKFSLTLKGPGHIELMENVGEGKLLYWLRDLRKVYGSTFRIWFGKDLSVFLTDPEDVKFILGSNQILYKSRNYRVVEPWLGKGLLTSGGELWHRRRKMLTPAFHFKMLGEFKQPMEEICKIMLDKLEEKANGEVFDIYPYITLLALDIICETAMGIQKNAQLESTSEYVTAVQNMCRISHRQSYSPWKRFDFLFRLTNDYKERQHALDILHGETKRVIEMRKRALKDPNTSTDVHDVENNDEIGIKKRLAFLDILLLAQADGADLTDDEIREEVDTFMFEGHDTTSSALAFAIYLLSRHKEEQQKAYEEAVSLEGKEKETMKYLEAVIKETLRLYPSVPFYSRMMKEDFDIRGLHVPKGVSINLLAFVVQRNEKHFPEPERFNPERFLVEESNMHPYAFIAFSAGPRNCIGQKFAMLELKCTLANVLRTYELLPAEGFEPILLPELVIKSKNGIQVRLRKR